The Sporocytophaga myxococcoides genome contains a region encoding:
- a CDS encoding Tex family protein: MQVSHVLKIAGELNIAPKSVEATLELLAEGGTVPFISRYRKEATGSLDEVAITKIRDRSIQLDELDKRRESIIKSIKEQGKLTAELEAKINDAETMTVLEDLYLPYKPKRRTKATIAKEKGLEPLAELIFKQELADPDKEAELFVNLEKDVKDINEALAGARDIMAEWVSENQEARAKLREVFYKQGTIKSRVVPGKEEEGQKYKDYFEFEEAISKVPSHRLLAMRRGEKEMFLMLDIEPAEETSLEVLEGIFVKGRNAASGQVKTAVKDSYKRLLRPSIETEVRLGTKKKADDDAIQIFAENLRQLLLAAPLGQKAVLSIDPGFRTGCKVVCLDRQGKLLANENIYPHEPQRKVAEAISIIKRLCETHQVEAIAVGNGTAGRETETFVRTIDFGRAIPVIMVNESGASIYSASEVAREEFPDYDVTVRGSVSIGRRLMDPLAELVKLDPKSIGVGQYQHDVDQNALKSSLDDVVISCVNNVGVEVNTASKQILTYVSGLGPQLAQNIIDYRNQNGAFKSRNDLKKVPRMGEKAFEQAAGFLRINNGENPLDASAVHPESYHIIDKIAKDLKASVADLMKKSDLRKLIDLKSYVTDTIGLPTLQDILKEIEKPGRDPREKFEVFEFASGIEKPEDLRIGMKLPGIVTNITKFGVFVDVGVHQDGLIHISHLADKYISDPSEVVKVHQKVEVTVIEVDLARKRIALSMKGNVAAEGPKKSKDKKETEKEVSFEDKLAMLKGKFKN; this comes from the coding sequence ATGCAAGTATCACATGTTTTAAAAATTGCTGGGGAGTTGAATATTGCTCCCAAATCCGTTGAAGCTACGCTGGAGTTATTGGCAGAAGGAGGTACCGTTCCATTTATATCCAGGTACCGGAAAGAAGCTACTGGCAGTCTTGACGAGGTGGCTATTACTAAAATCAGGGACAGAAGCATCCAACTGGACGAGCTTGATAAGAGAAGGGAAAGCATCATCAAGTCTATCAAAGAACAGGGTAAACTTACAGCTGAACTTGAGGCTAAGATCAATGATGCAGAAACAATGACTGTATTGGAAGATCTTTATCTTCCTTATAAGCCCAAAAGAAGAACTAAAGCTACGATTGCAAAAGAGAAAGGATTGGAGCCGCTTGCTGAGCTAATATTCAAACAAGAGCTTGCTGATCCTGATAAAGAAGCAGAGCTTTTTGTTAATCTGGAAAAAGATGTAAAAGACATTAATGAAGCACTTGCTGGTGCCAGAGATATTATGGCAGAGTGGGTAAGTGAAAACCAGGAAGCCAGAGCAAAATTAAGGGAAGTATTTTACAAACAGGGTACAATTAAAAGCCGTGTAGTTCCTGGAAAAGAGGAGGAAGGACAGAAGTATAAGGATTATTTCGAGTTTGAAGAAGCAATTTCAAAAGTGCCTTCTCACAGATTGTTAGCGATGAGAAGAGGTGAAAAAGAAATGTTTTTAATGCTGGATATTGAACCTGCAGAAGAAACATCACTTGAAGTACTTGAAGGAATATTTGTAAAAGGAAGAAATGCAGCTTCTGGTCAAGTAAAAACAGCAGTTAAAGATTCATATAAACGACTATTAAGGCCAAGTATCGAAACTGAGGTAAGGCTAGGTACCAAAAAGAAAGCAGATGATGATGCTATTCAGATTTTTGCAGAAAATCTTCGTCAGCTTTTACTTGCTGCTCCATTAGGCCAGAAGGCAGTTCTTTCGATAGATCCTGGTTTCAGAACGGGCTGTAAGGTGGTTTGTCTTGATAGGCAGGGAAAGTTATTGGCTAATGAAAATATTTATCCTCACGAGCCTCAGAGAAAGGTAGCAGAAGCAATTTCAATTATTAAAAGACTTTGCGAAACTCATCAGGTAGAAGCCATTGCTGTTGGAAATGGTACTGCAGGAAGAGAAACAGAAACATTTGTACGTACAATAGATTTCGGAAGAGCTATACCAGTAATAATGGTTAACGAAAGCGGCGCATCAATATATTCTGCATCAGAAGTTGCAAGAGAAGAATTCCCTGATTATGATGTAACTGTTAGAGGTTCTGTTTCCATTGGGAGAAGATTGATGGACCCACTTGCAGAACTTGTAAAGCTAGACCCTAAATCAATAGGAGTAGGGCAATATCAGCATGATGTGGATCAAAACGCATTAAAGTCAAGTCTTGACGATGTAGTTATAAGCTGCGTAAATAATGTTGGAGTAGAAGTAAATACTGCAAGCAAGCAAATATTAACTTATGTATCAGGTTTAGGGCCTCAGCTCGCACAGAATATAATTGATTATAGGAATCAGAATGGAGCTTTCAAGTCCAGAAATGACCTTAAAAAAGTTCCAAGAATGGGAGAGAAAGCTTTTGAACAAGCTGCAGGATTTTTGAGAATTAACAATGGCGAAAATCCCTTGGATGCTTCGGCTGTTCACCCTGAAAGCTATCATATCATTGATAAAATAGCAAAAGATCTGAAAGCTTCTGTAGCTGATCTGATGAAAAAATCGGATCTGAGAAAACTTATAGATCTTAAGTCATATGTAACAGACACAATCGGTTTACCAACCCTTCAGGATATATTGAAAGAGATAGAGAAACCGGGGCGTGATCCAAGGGAAAAATTTGAGGTATTTGAATTTGCTTCTGGAATTGAAAAACCTGAAGATCTGAGAATTGGTATGAAATTGCCCGGCATTGTAACAAATATTACAAAATTTGGTGTATTTGTGGATGTTGGTGTTCACCAGGATGGACTTATCCATATAAGTCACCTTGCAGATAAATATATATCAGATCCTTCTGAAGTAGTGAAGGTTCATCAGAAAGTTGAAGTTACAGTTATTGAAGTAGATCTAGCAAGAAAAAGGATTGCGCTTTCAATGAAGGGAAATGTTGCTGCGGAAGGACCTAAAAAGTCAAAGGATAAAAAGGAAACAGAAAAAGAAGTTTCTTTTGAAGATAAACTGGCAATGCTGAAAGGCAAATTTAAAAATTAA
- a CDS encoding prephenate dehydrogenase/arogenate dehydrogenase family protein, with translation MKELGFIGFGSFGKFIIPYLKPYFDITVFDVKDFSTEAKALGVKWGALEEVSGKEFLALAVPVQYLEDLLIQIKDFVRPKSLVFDLSSVKVKPVELMIKYLPENVDIIGTHPLFGPQSGKNGIADLNIVVCPVRTKKNGNLIRFFGQELKLNVLERTPLVHDQQMAYVQALTHFIGRAVNQMDIPDVEQKTPAYQFLLNIKGNLGQDSMDLFYTIERENPFAKAVRDQFIEELYKLKDKIEC, from the coding sequence ATGAAAGAGTTAGGATTTATTGGTTTCGGGAGTTTTGGGAAATTTATCATTCCATATCTGAAACCATATTTTGATATAACAGTCTTCGATGTTAAGGATTTTTCCACAGAAGCAAAGGCGCTGGGAGTAAAGTGGGGGGCACTTGAAGAGGTTTCCGGAAAAGAATTTTTAGCTCTGGCCGTTCCAGTGCAATACCTTGAAGATTTGCTGATTCAGATAAAAGATTTTGTTAGACCTAAGTCTTTGGTCTTTGATTTATCGTCAGTTAAGGTAAAGCCAGTAGAACTGATGATAAAGTATTTGCCGGAGAATGTTGATATAATCGGGACACACCCATTGTTTGGCCCCCAAAGTGGTAAAAATGGAATTGCTGATTTAAACATTGTTGTATGCCCGGTGAGAACAAAAAAGAATGGCAATCTTATACGTTTTTTTGGTCAGGAGTTAAAGTTAAACGTCCTCGAAAGAACGCCATTGGTGCATGATCAGCAAATGGCCTATGTACAGGCATTGACACACTTTATAGGCAGGGCAGTAAATCAGATGGATATTCCTGATGTGGAGCAAAAGACGCCAGCATATCAATTCTTACTTAATATTAAAGGAAATCTTGGACAGGATTCAATGGATCTCTTTTATACGATAGAAAGGGAAAATCCTTTTGCAAAGGCAGTAAGGGATCAGTTCATAGAAGAGTTGTATAAGCTAAAAGACAAAATCGAGTGTTAA
- a CDS encoding citrate synthase: MSEFAELILDGKSYKFPIVVGTENEKAIDISNLRSATGFITLDTGYKNTGATKSSITFLDGELGVLSYRGYPIEQLAEKASFLEVAYLLIYGELPTADQLSNFSNRITKHTNLHENFKKIFDGFPSNAHPMGVLSSLVSSLTAFYPGAIDPDANAEVLDLTIVRLMAKLPTIAAWSYKNSKGQPLMYPKNNLDYVSNFLYMMFALPNQDYVIDPVVVEALNVLLILHADHEQNCSTSTVRIVGSAHASLYSSVAGGINALWGPLHGGANQAVIEMLEAIKNDGGDVKKYIAKAKDKNDNFRLMGFGHRVYKNFDPRAKIIKKACDSVLAKLGVKDPVLEIAKGLEEAALNDDYFKERKLYPNVDFYSGIIYRALGLRTDLFTVMFALGRLPGWIAQWKEMREDNEPIGRPRQVYIGSNTRDFVPIDKRK, from the coding sequence ATGTCTGAATTTGCAGAACTAATTCTTGATGGTAAAAGCTACAAGTTTCCGATAGTAGTCGGAACAGAAAATGAGAAGGCTATTGACATTTCCAACCTCAGAAGCGCAACAGGGTTCATCACTCTTGATACAGGTTATAAAAACACCGGAGCTACTAAAAGCTCAATAACTTTTTTGGATGGAGAGCTTGGAGTATTAAGTTACAGAGGTTATCCTATTGAACAACTTGCGGAGAAAGCATCCTTCCTTGAAGTAGCCTACCTTCTGATTTACGGAGAATTACCAACTGCAGATCAGTTATCTAACTTCTCAAACAGAATTACAAAGCATACAAATCTTCATGAAAATTTCAAAAAAATATTTGATGGCTTTCCTTCCAACGCACACCCTATGGGCGTGTTATCATCTCTTGTAAGTTCTTTAACAGCTTTCTATCCAGGAGCCATTGACCCTGATGCTAATGCAGAAGTCCTTGATCTTACTATCGTAAGACTTATGGCAAAACTTCCTACTATTGCAGCCTGGTCATACAAGAACTCAAAAGGACAGCCATTAATGTATCCAAAAAACAACCTGGATTACGTTTCTAACTTCCTTTACATGATGTTTGCATTGCCAAACCAGGATTATGTAATTGACCCTGTTGTTGTTGAAGCATTAAACGTTCTTCTTATACTTCATGCGGACCACGAACAAAACTGCTCTACATCGACTGTTAGAATTGTCGGTTCTGCTCATGCAAGTTTATATTCTTCTGTTGCAGGAGGAATCAATGCCCTTTGGGGACCGCTTCATGGTGGCGCGAATCAGGCGGTAATCGAAATGCTTGAGGCTATTAAGAATGATGGTGGTGATGTAAAAAAATACATAGCTAAGGCAAAAGATAAAAATGATAACTTCAGACTGATGGGCTTTGGTCACAGAGTTTACAAAAACTTTGATCCTAGAGCTAAAATCATTAAAAAAGCCTGCGATTCTGTGCTTGCTAAACTTGGCGTAAAAGACCCTGTTCTAGAAATCGCTAAAGGTCTAGAAGAGGCTGCATTAAATGATGATTACTTCAAGGAAAGAAAATTATACCCTAACGTAGACTTCTACTCAGGAATCATATACAGAGCATTAGGCCTTAGAACAGACTTGTTTACCGTAATGTTTGCCTTAGGTCGTCTTCCTGGATGGATTGCTCAGTGGAAGGAAATGAGAGAGGATAACGAGCCAATCGGAAGACCAAGACAAGTGTACATTGGTTCTAATACCAGAGATTTTGTTCCGATTGATAAAAGAAAATAA